Proteins co-encoded in one secondary endosymbiont of Trabutina mannipara genomic window:
- the leuB gene encoding 3-isopropylmalate dehydrogenase produces MIKTYHIAVLPGDGIGPEVIKQAYKIINAVRRKFNVIISTKEYDVGGIAIDNYGKPLPVGTIAGCEQADAILLGSVGGPKWEHMPAAEQPERGALLPLRKHFRLFSNLRPSRLYPGLEYYCPLRTDIAKRGFDILCVRELTGGIYFGQKGREGAGQQEYAFDTELYYRFEIERIARIAFQSARKRRKIVASIDKANVLQSSILWREVVNTVAQNYPDVALSHLYVDNATMQLIKEPSQFDVMLCSNLFGDIISDECAMLTGSMGMLPSASLNEQKFGIYEPAGGSAPDIAGKNIANPVAQILSTALLFRYSLDLNDAADAIERAVNHAFKYGYRTADLVSDNNAVSTEEMGDIIAALILK; encoded by the coding sequence ATGATAAAAACCTACCATATTGCAGTTTTACCAGGCGACGGTATTGGCCCAGAAGTTATAAAACAAGCATATAAAATTATAAATGCTGTGCGTCGAAAGTTTAATGTTATTATTTCTACTAAAGAATATGATGTAGGTGGTATAGCTATAGATAATTATGGTAAGCCACTGCCAGTAGGCACAATTGCTGGCTGTGAGCAAGCTGATGCGATATTATTAGGTTCAGTGGGAGGACCTAAATGGGAACATATGCCAGCAGCGGAACAACCAGAACGTGGTGCACTACTCCCCCTGCGTAAACATTTTAGGTTATTTTCTAATCTACGACCGTCTAGATTATATCCTGGACTAGAATATTATTGTCCTTTGCGAACTGATATCGCTAAACGAGGGTTCGATATTTTGTGTGTACGAGAGCTTACTGGAGGTATTTACTTTGGGCAAAAAGGGAGAGAAGGTGCTGGTCAACAAGAGTATGCATTCGATACGGAATTATATTATCGTTTTGAAATTGAACGTATTGCTCGTATTGCCTTTCAATCTGCGAGAAAAAGGCGCAAAATAGTAGCTTCAATCGATAAAGCTAACGTGTTACAAAGCTCTATTCTGTGGCGAGAAGTAGTAAATACGGTAGCGCAGAATTATCCAGACGTTGCCTTGTCACATTTATATGTTGATAACGCCACAATGCAGCTCATTAAAGAGCCGTCCCAATTTGACGTAATGCTATGCTCTAATCTATTCGGTGATATTATTTCAGATGAGTGTGCCATGCTTACTGGATCGATGGGTATGCTTCCATCAGCAAGTTTAAATGAGCAAAAATTTGGAATTTATGAACCAGCAGGAGGTTCAGCTCCGGATATCGCTGGAAAAAATATTGCCAATCCAGTAGCCCAGATTTTATCTACGGCTCTACTTTTTAGATACAGCTTAGATTTGAATGACGCTGCAGATGCAATTGAACGTGCAGTAAATCATGCTTTTAAATATGGCTACCGTACCGCTGATCTAGTTAGCGATAATAACGCGGTAAGTACCGAAGAAATGGGTGATATTATTGCCGCTTTAATACTAAAATAA
- the leuC gene encoding 3-isopropylmalate dehydratase large subunit: protein MVKSLYQKLYDAHVVYEVENEAPLLYIDRHLVHEVTSPQAFDGLRTKGRIVRQPSKTFATMDHNVSTQTKDINACGDMARIQMQELIKNCTEFGIQLYDLKHPYQGIVHVIGPEQGITLPGMTIVCGDSHTATHGAFGALAFGIGTSEVEHVLATQTLKQSRSKTMRIDVIGNTASSITAKDIILAIIGKIGTAGGTGHVVEFSGVAIRSLSMEGRMTLCNMAIEMGAKAGLIAPDDITYSYLQNRQFSPKGENWHQALTYWNTLKSDNDAYFDKVITLDVQNIAPQITWGTNPGQVIAVNQPIPSPDSFIDPVERQSAAKALDYMDLKSGIYLTDVTIDKVFIGSCTNSRIEDLRAAAAVAHGRRVANGVHAIVVPGSGPVKMQAELEGLDIIFIEAGFEWRLPGCSMCIAMNNDRLNPGERCASTSNRNFEGRQGRGGRTHLVSPAMAAAAAVFGRFTDIRELI from the coding sequence ATGGTAAAATCGTTATACCAAAAATTATATGATGCACATGTTGTTTATGAAGTTGAAAACGAGGCGCCGCTGTTGTATATTGACCGACATTTAGTACATGAAGTAACCTCACCACAGGCTTTTGACGGTCTGCGCACAAAGGGACGCATCGTACGGCAGCCTAGTAAAACTTTTGCTACAATGGATCATAACGTTTCTACGCAAACTAAAGATATTAATGCATGTGGAGATATGGCTCGTATCCAGATGCAGGAGCTAATAAAAAATTGCACTGAATTTGGTATACAGCTTTATGACTTAAAGCATCCATACCAGGGTATTGTACATGTAATTGGTCCTGAACAAGGAATTACTCTGCCTGGTATGACTATTGTTTGCGGAGATTCTCATACTGCTACTCACGGTGCTTTTGGTGCTTTAGCATTCGGTATCGGTACATCTGAAGTGGAACATGTGCTAGCGACACAGACTTTAAAACAAAGTAGATCAAAAACTATGAGAATAGACGTAATAGGTAATACCGCATCTAGTATTACTGCAAAAGATATAATCTTAGCTATTATCGGTAAAATAGGCACTGCTGGAGGTACTGGACATGTAGTAGAATTCAGCGGTGTCGCTATACGATCGCTTAGTATGGAAGGCCGTATGACCTTGTGCAATATGGCTATTGAAATGGGTGCTAAAGCTGGTCTTATTGCACCTGATGATATTACCTACTCATATTTACAAAATCGTCAATTTTCTCCTAAAGGTGAAAATTGGCATCAAGCCTTAACCTATTGGAATACTCTAAAATCTGATAATGATGCTTATTTTGATAAAGTAATAACGCTGGATGTGCAAAATATAGCTCCCCAAATTACCTGGGGGACTAACCCTGGTCAAGTAATTGCTGTTAACCAGCCTATTCCGTCACCAGATTCATTTATCGATCCAGTGGAGCGACAATCAGCAGCAAAGGCGCTAGATTATATGGATTTAAAATCTGGAATTTACTTAACAGATGTGACAATTGATAAGGTTTTCATTGGTTCTTGTACTAATTCCCGTATTGAAGATCTTCGTGCTGCTGCAGCAGTTGCTCATGGACGTCGTGTAGCTAATGGCGTGCATGCTATCGTTGTACCAGGTTCTGGTCCTGTTAAAATGCAAGCAGAATTAGAAGGTTTAGATATTATTTTTATTGAAGCAGGTTTTGAATGGCGCCTGCCAGGTTGTTCTATGTGCATTGCAATGAACAACGATCGCTTAAATCCAGGAGAACGCTGCGCTTCTACCAGTAATCGTAACTTTGAAGGACGCCAGGGACGTGGAGGACGTACTCATCTAGTAAGTCCCGCAATGGCAGCAGCTGCCGCAGTTTTTGGACGTTTCACTGATATTCGTGAATTAATTTAG
- the leuD gene encoding 3-isopropylmalate dehydratase small subunit codes for MAKFIKHTGIVLPLDVANVDTDAIIPKQFLQKVTRTGFGQHLFNDWRFLDNAGKKINQDFVLNQPRYHGASILLARENFGCGSSREHAPWALIDYGFHALIAPSFADIFYSNSINNQLLPITISENHVNDLFTMVTTQEVITFTVNLEHQQVVAGDKIYFFEIETFSRYCLINGIDSIGLTLRHDEAISKYEMHQLSFLN; via the coding sequence ATGGCTAAATTTATAAAACATACCGGTATCGTTTTACCTCTTGATGTAGCTAATGTTGATACTGATGCAATTATTCCTAAGCAATTCTTGCAGAAGGTAACCCGTACCGGTTTTGGCCAACACTTATTCAATGATTGGCGTTTTTTAGATAATGCAGGAAAAAAAATAAATCAAGATTTTGTATTAAATCAACCGCGCTACCACGGAGCAAGTATTTTACTTGCACGAGAAAATTTTGGTTGCGGGTCTTCGCGTGAGCACGCGCCATGGGCGTTAATAGATTACGGTTTTCATGCGTTGATAGCACCAAGTTTTGCTGATATTTTTTATAGTAACAGTATTAACAATCAATTGTTACCGATTACAATTTCGGAAAATCATGTTAATGATCTATTTACTATGGTTACGACGCAGGAAGTTATAACTTTCACCGTTAACTTAGAACACCAGCAAGTAGTAGCTGGTGATAAAATTTATTTTTTTGAAATAGAAACTTTTAGCCGTTATTGTTTAATAAATGGTATCGATAGTATCGGTCTTACGCTAAGGCATGATGAAGCAATAAGCAAATACGAAATGCATCAGTTGTCATTTCTAAACTAG
- the surA gene encoding peptidylprolyl isomerase SurA, translated as MHILVIFFILLLGTNSAFATLQVLDKVAAVVNKDIVLESDINSMLNMMKYGNKEYNQQFFEEKTLHSKILNRLIMENIILHLAQRAHISISSKYLDHVIRNIASKNYITIDQLRNYLAYDKLDYNTYRAQLSKEILISKVCNSEVRRRITIFPQEIDSIIQQIAIKNRNSTKFNINHILIKLPENPTQAAIFKAETLASYVVKYANNYQQEHKVQIGWKKFEELPALFAVSIQYAKKGNIVGPIRSEVGFHILKINDVRIEHKKITKEEVHIRHIFLRDSIIRNDQCARSKLENISDKISKGSISFEAVAKQQSEDPNSSNKGGDLGWRFTDAFDSNLRDVLMHLHKGEISTPVHSAFGWHIIQLIDIRQVDCTDSFSKENAYRILFKRKFYEEVQNWMQEQHSSSYIKILK; from the coding sequence ATGCATATTTTGGTAATCTTTTTTATATTACTATTAGGTACAAACAGCGCCTTTGCTACTTTACAGGTATTAGATAAAGTTGCCGCTGTAGTTAATAAAGACATAGTACTTGAAAGCGATATTAACAGTATGCTAAATATGATGAAATACGGAAATAAAGAATACAATCAACAATTTTTTGAAGAAAAAACACTGCACAGCAAGATTCTCAATCGGCTAATTATGGAAAACATTATTTTACATCTGGCACAACGCGCTCATATTAGTATTAGCAGTAAATATTTAGATCATGTTATTAGGAATATAGCCTCAAAAAACTATATTACTATTGATCAGTTACGTAATTATCTAGCTTATGACAAGCTAGACTATAATACCTATCGTGCGCAACTTAGCAAAGAAATTTTAATTTCTAAAGTATGCAATAGCGAAGTTCGACGCCGTATTACTATTTTTCCGCAAGAAATAGATTCTATAATACAGCAAATAGCTATTAAAAACAGAAATAGCACTAAATTTAATATTAATCATATTTTAATTAAGTTACCAGAAAACCCAACACAAGCTGCTATATTTAAAGCAGAAACGTTAGCCTCATATGTAGTTAAATACGCTAATAACTATCAGCAAGAACATAAAGTACAGATAGGTTGGAAAAAATTTGAAGAACTACCTGCGTTGTTTGCAGTTAGTATACAATATGCTAAAAAAGGAAATATTGTAGGTCCAATTCGTTCTGAAGTGGGTTTTCATATACTAAAAATCAACGATGTTCGAATAGAACATAAAAAAATAACTAAAGAAGAAGTGCATATTCGCCATATTTTTTTGCGTGATTCTATCATTAGAAATGATCAATGTGCCCGATCTAAGCTGGAAAATATTTCAGATAAAATAAGTAAAGGTAGCATTAGCTTTGAAGCTGTAGCAAAACAGCAATCTGAAGACCCCAATTCGTCAAATAAAGGGGGAGATTTAGGTTGGCGATTTACTGATGCATTTGATTCAAATTTACGCGATGTACTAATGCATTTGCATAAGGGAGAAATTAGCACACCAGTGCATTCAGCCTTCGGCTGGCATATAATTCAACTTATTGATATTAGGCAAGTAGATTGTACTGACTCTTTTTCTAAAGAGAATGCTTATAGGATTCTTTTTAAGCGTAAGTTCTACGAAGAAGTTCAGAACTGGATGCAAGAGCAACACTCTTCTTCATATATAAAAATATTAAAATAA
- the rsmA gene encoding 16S rRNA (adenine(1518)-N(6)/adenine(1519)-N(6))-dimethyltransferase RsmA has product MNKCIYQGHLVRQRFGQHFLYDSNIIDAIVTAIAPEPSQAIVEIGPGLGALTIPVVKRVYNMTVIELDRNLVARLANNYFLNYRLNIVQADAMKIDFAKLSAKLGQSLRIFGNLPYNISTQLIFKLFNYTSAIIDMHFMLQKEVVNRMVAVPNSKSYGRLSVMSQYFCKIIPVLEVPPTSFKPEPKVNSMVVKLIPYTKLPFPVIDLNKLTTLTKVAFNQRRKTIRNSLINLFSTQQLEKHGINATLRAENLSIEHYSQLANVLAEKKI; this is encoded by the coding sequence ATGAATAAATGTATTTATCAAGGACATCTGGTACGCCAGCGTTTTGGACAACATTTTTTATATGATAGCAATATTATTGATGCTATTGTTACTGCTATTGCTCCAGAGCCTAGTCAAGCAATAGTAGAAATTGGTCCAGGACTAGGTGCACTGACTATACCAGTGGTAAAACGTGTTTATAACATGACAGTTATAGAACTTGACCGTAATTTAGTAGCTAGGTTGGCTAACAACTATTTTCTAAATTATCGACTGAATATAGTACAAGCAGATGCAATGAAGATCGATTTTGCCAAACTTTCCGCTAAACTTGGTCAGTCGTTGCGAATATTTGGAAATTTGCCATACAATATTTCTACACAGCTCATTTTTAAACTTTTTAACTATACTTCCGCTATTATTGATATGCACTTCATGCTACAAAAAGAAGTAGTAAACCGTATGGTTGCAGTACCAAACAGCAAGTCATACGGAAGGTTGAGCGTAATGTCCCAATATTTTTGTAAAATTATTCCTGTGCTAGAAGTACCTCCTACTTCTTTTAAACCAGAGCCTAAAGTAAATTCAATGGTAGTTAAATTAATACCATATACTAAGCTACCGTTTCCTGTAATTGACTTAAATAAGCTAACTACCTTAACTAAGGTAGCGTTTAATCAACGTCGTAAAACAATACGTAATAGTCTAATTAATCTTTTTAGTACTCAACAATTAGAGAAACATGGTATTAATGCGACATTAAGAGCAGAAAATTTAAGTATTGAGCATTATAGCCAGTTGGCTAATGTACTTGCTGAAAAAAAAATATAG
- the carB gene encoding carbamoyl-phosphate synthase large subunit, whose protein sequence is MSKRTDIKSILILGSGPIVIGQACEFDYSGTQACKALREEGYRIILVNSNPATIMTDPEMADATYIEPLHWEVIYKIIKKERPDALLPTMGGQTALNCALELARKCILKEFSIEIIGSTVDVIDKAEDRQRFNNAMKKIGLETARSGIAHTIDEALVVAANVGFPCIIRPSFTMGGTGSGIAYNREEFEKICKCGLDLSPTTELLIDESLIGWKEYEMEVVRDRKDNSIIICSIENIDPMGIHTGDSITVAPAQTLTDKEYQIMRSASIAVLREIGVENGGSNVQFAVNPKNGRLVIIEMNPRVSRSSALASKATGFPIAKIAAKLAVGYTLDELMNDITGRRTPASFEPSIDYVVTKIPRFNFEKFSGTNDRLTTQMKSVGEVMAIGRNQQESLQKALRGLELGVSGLDPKVNIDDPEALTILRRELKNAGSERIWYVADAFRAGMSVDVIFKLTNIDRWFLVQIEDLVKLETDVSDRGINALNAAYLRKLKRKGFADARLATLVGLTETEIRKLRESYNLHPVYKRVDTCAAEFATETAYMYSTYDEECESYPCKNIKKIMVLGGGPNRIGQGIEFDYCCVHASLALREDGYETIMVNCNPETVSTDYDISDRLYFEPVTLEDVIEIVRIEKPKGVIIQYGGQTPLKLALALEKENVPVIGTCPYSINLAEDRKLFQQVVKRLKLKQPENTTVNNIDSAIEQSSRIGYPLVVRPSYVLGGRAMEIVYDEIDLMRYFNDAVNVSNDAPVLLDRFLDDAIEVDVDAVCDGKNILIGGIMEHIEQAGVHSGDSACSLPTYTLNSDIKNIIRSQVEKIAFELHVIGLMNVQFAVKNNEVYLIEVNPRAARTVPFVSKATGVALAKVAARVMVGKSLIEQGIIHEVIPPYYSVKEVVLPFNKFHGVDPILGPEMRSTGEVMGIGRTFAEAFSKAKLGSQSYINKKGRALLSVRDYDKERIVDLAAKLLKQGFELDATHGTAIVLGEAGINPRLVNKIHEGRPHILDRIKNGEYSYIINTTSGRKAIEDSKLIRRSALHYKVYYDTTINGGLATTISFNAKATSQVSSLQEFHSQIIK, encoded by the coding sequence ATGTCAAAACGTACCGATATAAAAAGTATCTTAATATTAGGATCTGGTCCTATAGTTATTGGACAGGCATGCGAGTTTGACTATTCAGGCACACAAGCATGCAAAGCACTACGTGAAGAGGGCTACCGCATAATTCTAGTAAATTCAAATCCTGCAACCATCATGACTGATCCTGAAATGGCTGATGCAACCTATATTGAACCTCTTCATTGGGAAGTAATATATAAAATTATTAAGAAAGAAAGGCCTGATGCACTATTACCTACTATGGGTGGTCAGACAGCGTTAAACTGTGCTTTAGAACTAGCACGTAAATGCATACTCAAAGAATTTAGTATAGAAATAATTGGTTCTACTGTTGATGTTATCGATAAAGCAGAAGATAGACAACGTTTCAATAATGCAATGAAAAAAATAGGTTTAGAAACTGCTAGGTCTGGTATTGCTCATACTATAGATGAAGCGTTAGTAGTTGCTGCAAATGTAGGTTTTCCCTGTATTATACGTCCATCATTCACTATGGGGGGTACAGGCAGCGGTATTGCCTATAATAGAGAAGAATTTGAAAAAATTTGTAAGTGCGGTCTAGATTTGTCGCCTACTACTGAATTACTAATAGATGAGTCGCTTATAGGTTGGAAAGAATATGAGATGGAAGTAGTACGCGATAGAAAAGATAATTCTATTATTATTTGTTCTATTGAGAATATCGATCCTATGGGCATCCATACCGGAGATTCAATAACTGTTGCACCGGCACAAACCCTAACAGATAAAGAATACCAAATTATGCGTAGTGCCTCAATAGCGGTATTGCGTGAAATTGGTGTAGAAAATGGCGGATCTAACGTACAATTTGCAGTAAATCCTAAAAACGGCAGGCTTGTTATTATTGAAATGAACCCAAGAGTTTCACGATCTTCTGCACTTGCATCTAAAGCCACAGGTTTTCCTATCGCTAAAATAGCAGCTAAGCTAGCAGTAGGATATACATTAGATGAATTAATGAACGACATTACTGGAAGACGCACTCCTGCTTCTTTCGAGCCATCTATCGATTATGTAGTAACAAAAATTCCTCGTTTCAATTTTGAGAAATTTTCTGGTACCAACGATCGTCTTACCACACAGATGAAATCTGTGGGTGAGGTAATGGCTATTGGACGTAATCAGCAAGAATCACTGCAAAAAGCATTACGAGGATTAGAATTAGGTGTCAGCGGGTTAGATCCCAAAGTAAATATCGATGATCCAGAAGCGTTGACCATTTTACGACGTGAACTAAAAAACGCTGGTAGCGAGCGCATATGGTATGTTGCAGACGCATTCCGCGCTGGTATGTCTGTAGATGTAATTTTTAAACTAACTAATATTGATCGCTGGTTTTTAGTACAAATTGAAGATCTAGTAAAACTAGAAACTGATGTATCAGATAGAGGTATAAATGCACTTAATGCAGCTTACCTACGTAAGCTAAAACGTAAAGGATTTGCTGATGCTAGGTTAGCAACTTTAGTTGGACTAACGGAAACTGAAATTAGAAAATTACGCGAAAGCTATAATTTACATCCAGTATATAAAAGAGTAGATACTTGCGCTGCTGAGTTCGCTACTGAAACTGCCTATATGTATTCTACTTATGATGAAGAATGTGAATCATATCCTTGTAAAAATATTAAAAAAATTATGGTACTAGGCGGGGGACCAAACAGAATAGGTCAAGGTATAGAGTTTGATTACTGTTGCGTACATGCATCACTAGCGCTACGGGAAGATGGTTATGAAACTATTATGGTAAATTGTAATCCAGAGACAGTTTCTACAGATTATGATATATCCGATAGGCTATATTTTGAACCTGTAACACTAGAAGACGTGATTGAAATCGTACGTATTGAAAAACCTAAAGGCGTTATTATACAGTACGGAGGTCAAACACCGCTAAAGTTAGCACTAGCTCTTGAAAAAGAAAATGTTCCAGTAATAGGTACTTGCCCATATTCTATAAATCTTGCAGAAGATAGGAAACTATTTCAGCAAGTTGTCAAACGTTTAAAATTAAAACAACCTGAAAATACTACTGTAAATAACATTGATTCAGCAATAGAACAATCATCTAGGATAGGTTATCCGCTAGTGGTCCGTCCTTCTTATGTCCTAGGAGGACGAGCAATGGAAATTGTGTATGATGAGATTGATCTAATGCGTTATTTCAACGATGCAGTTAATGTATCAAATGATGCCCCAGTGTTACTGGATCGATTCCTAGATGATGCTATTGAAGTAGACGTAGATGCAGTTTGCGATGGTAAAAACATATTAATTGGTGGGATTATGGAGCACATTGAACAGGCAGGAGTACACTCTGGAGATTCAGCTTGTTCATTACCAACATATACGCTGAACAGTGACATTAAAAATATTATTCGTTCTCAGGTAGAGAAAATAGCGTTTGAACTGCATGTAATAGGCCTTATGAATGTACAATTTGCTGTAAAAAATAATGAAGTTTATTTAATTGAAGTAAACCCTCGCGCTGCTCGTACAGTACCCTTTGTTTCTAAGGCTACTGGTGTAGCTTTAGCAAAAGTTGCGGCTAGAGTAATGGTCGGTAAATCTCTAATAGAACAGGGAATTATACATGAGGTTATTCCACCATACTACTCAGTAAAAGAGGTAGTGTTGCCATTTAATAAGTTTCATGGAGTAGATCCAATTCTAGGTCCAGAAATGCGATCTACAGGAGAGGTAATGGGAATAGGAAGAACATTTGCAGAAGCTTTTTCTAAGGCTAAATTAGGCAGTCAATCGTACATTAATAAAAAAGGTAGAGCTTTGTTATCTGTTCGTGATTACGATAAAGAACGAATAGTAGATTTAGCTGCTAAGCTCCTTAAACAAGGATTTGAGCTAGACGCAACCCATGGTACAGCTATTGTATTAGGTGAGGCAGGTATCAATCCTCGTCTTGTAAATAAAATTCATGAGGGAAGACCACACATTCTTGACAGAATTAAAAACGGTGAATACAGCTATATTATCAATACTACCTCTGGACGCAAGGCAATTGAGGATTCTAAACTTATAAGACGTAGTGCTTTGCACTATAAAGTTTATTACGACACGACGATAAACGGAGGATTAGCTACAACTATATCCTTTAATGCTAAGGCTACTTCACAAGTAAGTTCATTGCAAGAATTTCACTCGCAAATTATTAAGTAA
- the carA gene encoding glutamine-hydrolyzing carbamoyl-phosphate synthase small subunit, translating into MNSALLVLEDGTKFHGRSIGAEGTAVGEVVFNTSITGYQEILTDSSYSRQIVTLTYPHIGNTGINEVDNESPHVQAQALIIRDLPIIDSNFRRTLSLSTYLKQQNIIGIADIDTRKLTRLLREKGVQNGCIIADDTQDEQLALHKARKFTGLNGIDLAKEVSTNVPYSWTQGSWTLEKGLPAPSLDLPYHVVVYDYGIKRNIMRMLVDRGCRLTIVPAQTTAETVLKMNPEGIFLSNGPGDPAPCFYAITAIQNLLNLNIPIFGICLGHQLLALASGAKTIKMKFGHHGSNHPVKDLSTDRVIITAQNHGFAVDDKTLPPTIRVTHISLFDGTLQGLHRNDKPAFSFQGHPESSPGPHDAAFLFDYFIKLIKDYRFFRNIKCQNVPI; encoded by the coding sequence ATGAATTCAGCGCTCTTGGTTCTAGAAGACGGAACTAAATTTCATGGACGCTCTATTGGAGCAGAGGGCACGGCGGTAGGAGAAGTTGTTTTCAATACTTCAATAACTGGTTACCAAGAAATACTAACTGATTCTTCTTATTCACGCCAAATTGTTACTCTTACTTATCCCCATATCGGCAATACTGGCATCAATGAAGTAGACAATGAATCACCTCATGTGCAGGCTCAGGCGTTGATTATCAGAGATCTCCCTATTATCGATAGCAATTTTCGCCGTACGTTGTCTTTATCAACTTACCTTAAGCAACAAAATATTATTGGTATAGCTGATATTGATACTCGTAAATTAACTCGTTTGCTACGAGAAAAAGGAGTACAAAATGGCTGTATCATTGCTGATGATACTCAAGATGAACAACTAGCTTTACACAAAGCTCGAAAATTTACAGGGTTAAACGGCATAGATTTAGCAAAAGAAGTTAGTACCAACGTCCCATACAGTTGGACTCAGGGAAGTTGGACTCTAGAGAAAGGATTACCAGCACCTTCTCTAGATCTTCCTTATCATGTAGTTGTTTATGATTACGGTATTAAGCGCAATATCATGCGCATGCTAGTAGATAGAGGCTGTCGTTTAACCATAGTACCTGCACAGACTACAGCTGAAACTGTATTAAAAATGAACCCTGAAGGCATTTTTTTATCTAACGGTCCCGGTGATCCTGCTCCTTGCTTTTATGCAATCACTGCAATACAGAATTTACTGAATCTTAATATTCCAATATTCGGTATCTGCCTGGGTCATCAATTACTAGCGCTGGCAAGTGGAGCAAAAACAATAAAGATGAAATTCGGTCACCATGGCAGTAACCATCCTGTAAAAGATTTATCTACAGATAGAGTTATAATAACTGCCCAAAATCATGGCTTCGCTGTAGACGATAAAACTCTGCCTCCCACAATTAGAGTAACCCATATTTCACTGTTCGACGGCACCCTGCAAGGGTTGCATCGCAACGATAAACCTGCCTTTAGCTTTCAAGGTCATCCTGAATCAAGTCCTGGACCGCATGACGCTGCATTTTTATTTGACTATTTTATTAAGTTAATCAAAGATTATCGATTTTTTAGGAATATAAAATGTCAAAACGTACCGATATAA
- the dapB gene encoding 4-hydroxy-tetrahydrodipicolinate reductase, which yields MSNKPTRIAVSGVSGKMGRKLIQAVVQSEQVVLGAALSRNCSELYGMDVGKITNMGILGVKIKSDINEIKEDFDIFIDFTRPDTSLTYLDFCRSYQKGIVIGTTGFSHTQKKIINLAAQDTSIVFAANFSVGINLMLKLLEKAAKVIGNDADIEIIEMHHRNKIDAPSGTALVIGETLAGALGRDLDSVAVYCREKNTVEQKEKSIGFSTIRAGDIVGEHTAIFASIGERLEITHKASSRMTFASGAVRAAVWLSSQKKGIFDMTHVLNIK from the coding sequence ATGAGCAATAAACCAACCCGCATCGCAGTCTCTGGAGTTAGCGGAAAAATGGGGCGTAAGCTTATACAGGCAGTAGTACAATCTGAGCAGGTAGTGTTAGGAGCGGCATTAAGCAGAAATTGTTCTGAGCTATACGGTATGGATGTTGGTAAAATAACTAATATGGGAATACTAGGAGTAAAAATAAAGAGCGATATTAATGAAATTAAAGAAGATTTTGATATTTTTATAGATTTTACTCGTCCTGATACGAGTCTCACATATTTAGATTTTTGCAGAAGTTATCAAAAAGGTATTGTTATCGGCACAACTGGTTTTAGCCATACTCAAAAAAAAATTATTAACTTAGCTGCGCAGGATACTAGCATCGTATTTGCTGCAAATTTTAGCGTTGGCATTAATTTAATGCTTAAATTACTGGAAAAAGCTGCCAAAGTAATTGGAAATGATGCAGATATAGAAATTATAGAAATGCATCATCGTAATAAAATAGATGCCCCGTCTGGCACGGCACTAGTTATAGGAGAAACCCTAGCTGGTGCACTGGGACGCGATCTAGATAGTGTAGCTGTGTACTGTCGCGAAAAAAATACCGTAGAGCAAAAAGAAAAAAGTATTGGTTTCTCTACAATCCGAGCTGGAGATATTGTAGGTGAGCATACAGCTATATTTGCCTCGATAGGAGAGAGATTAGAAATTACCCATAAAGCTTCAAGTAGAATGACTTTTGCTAGCGGGGCAGTTCGCGCTGCAGTTTGGTTATCTAGTCAAAAAAAAGGTATATTCGATATGACCCATGTGCTTAATATAAAATAA